From Euwallacea fornicatus isolate EFF26 chromosome 39, ASM4011564v1, whole genome shotgun sequence:
AacattgtgaattttttccttttaatacTTCAATGACCAGTTACTTACACCGAACATGAAGGTGCTGACCTCGTCCTGGATCTCTTTCTTGCTGAGCCGATGTTCATTCTGGTATCTCAGAAGAAGGTCCAAAAAAGAGGTTTTCTTGTGGCTACCTATGTCGTCTTCTTTCAGGAATTTCGTCTTCTCTTTGTTTTCGTGCAGTCGCCTTTTTCTCTCCTGGATGATCTCATTGTTGAACTGTTGTATAGTATTAACGCACCTTGCCGACTCGCGGCCTAAAGCAGTCCACCTGAAGGTAAAGTTGTTGCGGTAGAGAGGATTTGCCATGCGCTTGAAGAATATGGCGGAAAAGCTGCAATTGAAGGATCGAGTTTACTTTCACGTCGGAGAAAGGGTTTGTCTGTGCTTACTCAATGATCGCTTGAGCATACTCCATGCCTCTGGGATCATTGCCGCTGAGATAGTTGAGCTCCACTCCCATCGCAGATTCTGGAAATTATTCCTCGTGAAGATTGACATCGAGAGGAGGAATCGCCGACTTACCTGCAATAATGTCCAGAGAAATCTTCGTCAAGCACGTGGTTACGTTAAAGTAACCTTGTCCTTCATATTTCTCTAGGTATTTGGAGAATTGTTCGGCTTTTTCGGTGAATATTTCGACATAAGAGTCGAGGACTTTGAAGTGGAACGATGGACTGATTATTTTACGGTGGTGCTGCCATGTAGGACCTAAAATTGGGGGGAATTCTGAGGAACAGGTTTTGACACGAGTATTACTATCTTGAAAGTAGGTTGAATATTCACAAGTTTTAGTGGACGGAGGGCGATGTTACTGACATATCAATGTAGCATCTACATAGTTCAAGCTACCAATCGTCGAGAACGTAGCAGCCCCCGTTGACGAGCTTTTTATATTCGTACTTAAACGGAGGGTCACACGTAGACAATAATCTCCTTGTACTCACCGCTCCCAGAAATGAGTCCGTTTCCCAGCCAAGGAGTAAGCATTTGGTAAAACTGCCCTTTATGGTTGGCGCAGCTATTCTTGAATATTGTTTGCGCATGTTCCGGTTTATACACGCAAACCATTGGTAGATTTCCCATCCATTGCCGGTATATTGGGCCGAACTTCTTGTGCCTGTTCAATAAATAATCGGCGAGATCCTCCCTACGGCTCTTGAGGGAGATCCACATAGTACCGATCACCGGATATTTCTTCTCGCCGGGAAGGTGGTCGATGTACCGGGAAAAGTGCTGATGGTTGATGTAGATCTTTAGGATGGGCAGCAGAAGAAGGACCACCAAAAGGAGTAGAATCAGCAGCATTTTCGTTCggtttgaagatttcacactGAGCTACGGTATGCAAAGACGGAACTATTTATTGTTTCTCCCTCGGCAGCTTGCAACACTGACATGAGTGGTACTTAAAAcgtgaaaatgaatttttttgtttgctgaTACGATCGAAATATAATCTCATTTCAGATGCGTTTCGGTGGACTCTTGAGATTGGGAAATTTACTCAAGGATAGTACCGCCGTACTGGCCCCAACTTTAGGAGTAGGTACGACTTTCGTTTTCGAACTACGTGGTTTTCGGCATGACAAGATCTTCGGACCATTTTTGGGGAGCGTCACTCAGATGCCGGTTCGGCGTCACCGCATTAATCGAACGGCATCGCCAGAATATGTTCAAACGATTACATCGAGCTTGACAAGCCAGCATTCAGATGGTATTCCCGTACTACCACCACGGTTCGTAATTATCCTCACCGCCTATGCGAACTTGGTTCCAAGGTGGTGCCATTCGGTAATTCCTCCAGTGCTACCCTATCGACGTAACCTACCCCTCCTCGCGGCAGTTTCGAACAAGCACCGGGGATTCGAATTAAAATGGTTATCGATGACAATATTTCAGATCTGCACGGTACTTGATTCAAACCTGAGTGATATTCTCAGATGTGCACTGATTGTTTCGTCAATTTACTACGTCATCAGGATATCATATGAATCCAGATGGTTTTCAACAGGTGTTCGGAAATTGGATAAGCTCAAGTTTATCTGCAGGATGAGTAAATATAAACAAGTCGCCCTTGACATCACTGCACTCAAAAGAGTAGATTTCCTAGAATTATGACTCGATCTATTTCCTGTTTGGTAGAAGcgtttttttccgtttttatttattatgtggAAACGTACAAACCGGCcaccatttcattttttataaacaaaccGTCCTCTTCCGAGAGCTGCCCTTCCCTCTAGTAAGGGTCTACCTTATTCCGAGCAACCCTATGTGTTACTTGACTGCCCTTCCAGCGATTTGATCACGGGTATAAAGAAGTTGCTGTTTTTAAGGTGATTTGCACTAGTTCTCGACTTTTTAATTCTGCACTAACGTAATCCTGAAACAGAATAAATATACAGAGCGGTCCGTTTCGACCAGCCCACCTGAAACATCtcgaatggaattttttccttCGCAAAACCCCGAGATAAgtcaatttcacttttaatggggacatttttagatcataaattcgtaggtgtagGGTCATCCCCCTAAAGGGGGTGGCAACCTTTTCAAGAACCTTAAACGGTACAGGGGGTCAAGCGGCACATCAAATCAGAGGTGTTTAAATtccctttaaaatttactaaaatgtttttgctCCGCCTTTAAACATTGtaaaaaagactttttttaaacgtcggtgaaataaataaaaaaaaaaattaaataatgttttgtttaattatgtgTTGAAACTGTGACCGATTCATTTCCgtacaataataaagtctttgtCCAACCTCTTCCCAAACATTTTGCAGCGTTTCGGGGGTTATTTCACCACATGCTATCGCCGTTAGGTGGCGAAGATTTCCGATTTCCGTTttgtaagtaaaaattttaaactcacCGCGCAAGAAAAAATCCAGCGGTGCTAAATCCGGTGATCTTGGGGGCCATTTGACGAAACCTCTTCTACCAATCTAGTGCTCGGGAAAATGTTGATCCCGAAAGTTGCGCACAGGAACTGCATAGTGTGGTGGCCATCCTCTTGAAAAAATACGCTACTCTCTTGGATTTCGTCGTCGTTTTCAAGGATATCCGCAATATGGGGGTACTTGAAGCAGGTCGAGGTAAAACTCACACGTCAGGtttccaaatggaaaaaagggCCCAACAATACAATTTCCCAAAATCCCAGCCcacacattaaatttttctggatACTGCGAATGCTGTTCTTTCGTAATTCTAGCATTCGCATCGCTCCAATATCTGCAATTGTGTCTGTTGACAAAACCATTCAGAAAGGAGGTGCGTTCGtcagaaaaatatgtaaaatataaaaaaatgggaCTGATTAAAATGCTTTACACTAATCGCCTTGCAAAATTGCATACAGAGGTCTGAATCACCTTCATTGAGCTCATGAATGAGACGTATCTTATAGGGATGGAAGTAATGCTTTTTCGAGATACTCTGAATACTGCTACGCGAAATACCTGATGTTGCTTCTAATTCTCGAATGCTTGAAATAAACCTTTCTTGATTTACATGATCCAGTTCAATGTGTCTCAAAATTACAGCCTCGTTGGTAACGGTGTGTCGCCTTTCATGTTTTTGTTAGTAACAGATCCAGTCTccatgaatttagatattaaattcgtcaCGCAGGGATGGCTCAGGTACTTACCGGGACGATTTCCAGTAAAAATTCTTGCAGTTTCTCGGGCTATTTCATAGTTCTTGAAACAGACTGTGACAATTTCAATCTTTCCCACAGTGGTGTAAACAATGATGCTTTGAATCGTCAGATAAACTGATGAATTTCGCGGTACAATTCTGATTATTGTAAAAACTACCCGTTCAATGCTAACAATACTCATTACCTTGTCTTAAGAATTCAATgacaaacataattttttgtaatattgatgagtttatttctattaagttctggtcatttttttttctatttatttcactgacgttttaaaacggtttttttttacaatatttcatTGCAGCATACTTGCAAAGAGAACTtaaatacctttgatttgatgcGCCACTTGACCCCCCctgccatttaagattctcgAAGGGGTTGCCACCCCGTTTAGGGGATGACTTTACACCACCTACGAAGTTATGATCCAAAAATGTCTTCCTTAGAAGGAAACTTGACGCGTCTCGGggtttttcaatgaaaaaatccaATCAGGATATTTCGGGTAGACTAGTTTAAATGGGCCATCCCATATAGGTCTTATTGGTCTTTGGCTCAGTTGGCAATTCGTTCATTTGTTCCATTTTCACGACATacatacagtcactcaaaaaagtatccgtacagccgggaaaaaaatctgtgaaccgtaacttttgactgattttgttcaaattttgtataatgaaaattcaaaccgaaactcaatttgcgtaattgagcaacttttgaaaatttaacttttagagtgctttccagcgttaaaaaaaaatgttttgaaaacttcttgtgcggtggaaatttttcaatgtcgttttaacattcttgcagagaggatttttcttcatatatcctgaaaatttgatcaaaatcgaaccgcaaataagggagttgcagctttttaaagtcctcaaaaaatgtcaaagtttcgtcattttgcgcgaaaatcgtcactctttggcgtttttgaaaagacaaaacacaaactgagtttttttttttttttttttttttttttttttttttgagggaAACGTTGGCATGGATACATATAATAGTGTAAACTtgggcagaaagacctaacGGTCGATAGCCTTTTTCctaggaaataaagattgttattattattattattattatttattatcaaagtGCGTCCAaccttgtttttaattgtatattttgtgacgtaaCGCACACGTACATAGGGTCATCCAGAAAGTGGAtgaatgtattaaaatttttttttaagaaactccatgtatattatgacgtttttgattTCTGTGAGGAATCCCAAACTTTATGTAACATACCCATGTCTGAATTCAAcacttttcgaaaaaaaataacgaaaaaatactttttaaatacTCGCAAAACACCAATATAAACTGCTATAatcaaatgtattaaaaattattcaaattgggCCCCGTTGACCTCTTGAGAGTGAGGAGGACTCAATTCTTTCTCcagaacgttttttttttacattttaggaggcatttttttagtttcttgagtaattttttttaatcttcgaTATTGTTGGGGCCATTTAAATGCGCTCTATTTTTTCAGATAATCCCCTGAAAAAAGTTCATAGGAGTGAGGTCAGAGGATTTAGCTAACCACCCCAATTGCCATAttgcataaatatttcaataactgcCGATTTGGAGATGTTACGTGAAATATATTCAGAACATTTCAGTAGAACTCAAAAACCTCGTGACATGCATGGGGtccaataagaaaaaaatctaagagtAGATTTATCTGCTACATgggcaaccctgtatacacatTTGCTACGTCCAAAAATGCACGAGTAAAGACGATATTTGACGCGTTCCAATTATAACGAAGAgcatttctttcaatttttaacgaatttatgcagAACTTTCGATCCTTTGTGTATATTTAACgcatataaatttatacatgTTATTTATAGACAGCCATCACTTTTTGCACACTTTCAGATGGTTTTATGGAGAAAATCCTCTTTCCCGTCTTTTGATCTATATGATGTGGTCTGAATTAAGAGGGGCTCCCTTGtgagttttctttttcgaaaGGGGAGGGAGTTATGGGAATTTTCCTAAGGACGGCGACGTATTTATATTCTTTAAGTGTAAAAACTTTACAACGCGTAAAAGCTATCGAACCAGCTTGTCAAATTAAGGGTTGTTTTGCTCGTCGCTGATCACGAACCAGTTTTTAAAATGGGCGACCCACTTCTGCAATAGTTTTGCTGATCATTTTCACCTTCAGACTTATTCGGGCGTTTTCCGGGCTCTCGCGATCGTCATAAATATGTTTCTAAATGAGCTGTCGACTTGTACGACATCGACAGTGCCGAAACGATGCCATTTCTACTGCTTTTCTAGCTGATCCGGCGTTCCTTCACTTTGCTTACATTCCCAGGCAATTGCGCTGGGACTGTAACATTCCCTGCCATCCTTCTTCGTCAACGACATCCTCTTTTCCACCCCCTTCCGCGGCTcgtacacacacacacacacacacacacacacacacatgcACACACACATGCACACACACACCCCCAATAAAGCACGCGGAATTGCAACGACGACGTAAATTCGCTCGTTTCACGGTGATTTAGGGTCGGCCTGCACTTAAGCGTCTTATTTACGTCGTCGTTAACTCGCTGCGACGGGCCGAAAGCGTGTTAGGGGGCCGCAAGATCGGAGAGGTCACCAGAAGGTTGATCGACGCGGATGGAAACAATCgtaaattccattaaaaagtcTCGCCCTTAATTAAATTCGGAACGATTAAACCCTTTTACGTCACGCGACACCTCACGTCATTCCGGAAGGAAAAGATATAAGACGGGGTGAAATTAACGCGATAACGAACACCCGAAAGCTTCGCTCCCAGGGCGCCGAGGGTGTGAGTCCGTGTCGAACAGGAGCCGAATTAATTCCGACGGGACAATCGTAGCCTCTTGCCTTGCAACATCGGTCGAAAAACACCGGGGGGTACTGTCCT
This genomic window contains:
- the LOC136349657 gene encoding cytochrome P450 4C1-like, with the translated sequence MLLILLLLVVLLLLPILKIYINHQHFSRYIDHLPGEKKYPVIGTMWISLKSRREDLADYLLNRHKKFGPIYRQWMGNLPMVCVYKPEHAQTIFKNSCANHKGQFYQMLTPWLGNGLISGSGPTWQHHRKIISPSFHFKVLDSYVEIFTEKAEQFSKYLEKYEGQGYFNVTTCLTKISLDIIAESAMGVELNYLSGNDPRGMEYAQAIIDFSAIFFKRMANPLYRNNFTFRWTALGRESARCVNTIQQFNNEIIQERKRRLHENKEKTKFLKEDDIGSHKKTSFLDLLLRYQNEHRLSKKEIQDEVSTFMFGGLDTTTATVTYALLALGNNAQIQKHVQEELDEIFAGDPGRKVTLQDISRMEYLDRVIKEVLRCYNFVPSIYRELQSDLEVAGITLPKGINVGISLNDLHHDPAHYPDPYKFDPDRFLPEICAQRHPYAYVPFSAGARNCLGQKFAMRNVKMILSYILRQYHVKCLEKPEDLKYFVEIVLRPQNGLHIALESRRSRRTG